Genomic DNA from Hordeum vulgare subsp. vulgare chromosome 2H, MorexV3_pseudomolecules_assembly, whole genome shotgun sequence:
acacttgtgggttatcagctggACAGGTGGGCCGCTCTGTAACTACTACTGAAGGGCCGAACTATAATACGACGCCGTGTTCGGCCAGGAAACCTCCAAAGCCTTGGTGTGTGCTCCAAGTCAAGATGGTAGAATCGACATGTTTATCCCTTGAGGATAACCGACCATATGTAACCCAAGGTACCCTTGGTGTTTATATAAAACGGAGGGTCTTAGTTCGTAGAGGAGAGAACcaccatctagggtttagctcgtcTGATCtcgggtagatcaactctgtaatcgtcatacacacatcaatataatcaagcaggacgaagggttttacctctttgagaggggccgaacctaggtaaatattTTCCCTGTTATTTCATGTCCCCCATTGATCCAAGATTCACATCTCgtgacccctacccgagatctgccggttttgacaccgacacgatCAAGACAAAGACTCTTCCCCACCGATGTAGCCGACTAGGACTGTTATCCTAGGCCACTTTTACATTATATAAGCCAAGGCTCGGCTAGTCGTTACAGAAGGATCTCATATTCATTAGAACAATCTCGTGATAGATGCATGTACTCTGTACTACACCCCCATATCAATACAATAAAAAGCAGGATCTAGGGTATTGTCTCTTCGAGAGACAGCCCCAACCTAGGTAAAAATTTATGTCCATCTTACCATTGCTCCAATATGCCTAGATTAGGACCCCTACCTCAAGATATACCCGGTTTAGCACAGACAATGCATGGCATATGTTATTGTGCTAACCCGTGGAAAAAGGCAACCTCGGAAAACGTGTTAGACCCTATATATGTGGATGGGGGTACCAAGGTTCAAATCATATACTTGGCATTGGTGTTCAAGTTTTCCTGAATTTGTTTCAGGTTTTCCAGCAATGTTTGTTTAGTGGGAGAAGATGTCTATGTCAACTATGAGGAATCTGTGGTGGCTTTGTCAATCTCAAGATGTTGTTGTGACTTAATTCTCGGTATAAGGGTGAATATACTTCCATGTATATgagcctctatggacacattcAGGTAATAGTTTATCCAAACGATCTCATATTTTACACAAGTGTGTAATTTGGACGGGCAAACAATGTTATAGAAGAGAGTTTCCATTTTTTGCATAAAAAAATTATTTCCCATTTTCCGAGTGCAAAAAATGGATTTTTTTGTGAAGAActtaccaaatatttgttgcaaaattggacccatgatatttttccaaaaatattaGATCATACtttatgtacaattgaccaaatagtTGCATCTCAAAAGGTTTCCATCCACCTCTAGTCGAAAAGACAACTTTTCGTCGATTAAGTAGGAACTTAGTCCAGTTTGAACTACAAGTGCTTGATAGTTCACTcatgattttttataaaaaatcaaTTTTAGGCGCACAAGTAGTAGTTTGATCAAATAGCCAACAATTTTTTTGCAAGATTCCACCCCTAACTATGAATGGTCATGCCCGCTAGTGTGCGCATATTttcaaatcagcataaaaaattccaaaaaaacaagaaaaaggaaaACATTCACATTGTGCCCATCTTGGGAAGGCAAAAAACGTTGCGAGAGTGAGATTCCAACATgtttaaaaaaatcatttttgtaTTTTCCAAGTGCTAAAAATGGAGGTTTTTTTGTGTACTTGATACTAAGGATATGGTGTAAAATGGCACCACTCCATTTTTCACTCAAGGTAGAGCACATTTTATGGATTATTCGCAAAATGTTTGACTTGTCAAACTTTCTGCCTATTTATAGCCATTTGAATGCGTTTTTGGCTTTTATAAAAAGTAGATCATGTACTTGAGATAACAATAGAATGAGAAATTCACCAACACAAAAGTTATGCATCTTTTTGAGATGAATCAATTTGATTTTAGGATCATACCAATCCAAGATCATACATAAAATTGACAGTGTAATTACACCTCCATGATGCCGGCCTCGGCGGACCGAAATTGGCCTAAAGCGGCGTCGAGGAGAGGGCACTGGTCGGGAAACTGGGAGGGGCTCAACAAAGCGAGTAACTACCACATGTTGCATGCTGAACACACCACGTGGAAGCAAAAAAATTCCGTCTTTGCATGTGCTATCGGGTGTTTTTTTAACTTCTTGGATTTTGCTTGGGTTTTTTCTAGGATTTGGCATTTTTTTGGGAAGCAACTATTTTCCACGAGAAGCATATGTGCTTATGTGGGAAGCGCAATGTTCTTCtccgaaaaggaaaaaaatcatagTCCGTGTTTCTGCGAGAAGCATTATTTTGCTTCTGATTGTGCTTTCGCGAGAAACACAGTCTGTACTTCCTGAACAAAAGAGAGGCAAAACCTGCCCTTCTGATAGAAGCACAAGTTAGGCTTTCCGAGAAAAGGAAAAATCACAACTTGTGCTTCTGCGAGAGGCACAATTGTGTTTTCACGAGTAACACAAGTTGTAGTTCCCTCAAAAATGGGAAAAGCGCAGTGTGTGCTTTCAAAAAAGTGAAAAGCACATTTGGGCCGTCGGCCTCCAGtttgttttctttctctttttgttttttgttttttgtttttttgcttgccttttttcgtttttgttttctaaaaaaataggTTTCCTCTTTATTGGTTTATGATTTTTTCATAAAAAATGTCCATTGAAGTCTATTAACATTGGATTTAGTTTGAAAGATCTTGATGTGAGGAATCGAACAGTGAAGCCAGTTCCGACACGGACACACAATTCAAGAGATAAACTGTTTAGAAAAACAAATCTATGAACCGAAAGAAAAACTTCCATATTGCGACAAATGATGCACATACAGTTCACCACTTGTCACCATGAGAGAAGCTAAGGAGTGACATCTGCAAGAGGTACCCCTTAACTTATGATTTTCGATTATTCAAATTCTAAAAATAATAATGGAAAACGATTCACTCTAATGGCAACATTGCTACTAAATGTGAGCCTAAACTTTAATTTTTGGTATTATTTAGGTGGAATGGTATTCTGATAAAACAAACCAAAAATATTTGGATGGCTTGATAAGGCACAACAATAGTGGGGGTGGGCTGCCACCCGGTCCCCCCAACGTGGCCTCGTATCAGTTTTGTAAAAAATATCAAAACGTTTATCTCTTGAATAGTGCGTTGAAACCAGGAACCATTTTTATAGTTGCATTTATTATGTCGTGTTCTTCCTTACTAGATCCCATGTTAATTAAATTGGGTGTGCTTTTTCCAaaaatccgagaaaaaaataGGAATAAATCATGAATCAATAAGAGGAAAACACGGTTTTTTCGAAACCATGAAAAGACCCGAAGACCAGAAGCACACCTGTATTTTTCAATTCTTCTTTTCAAGCACATTTGTATTTTTCACTTTTAGAAAAGCACACATGTGCTTTCATTTTGTAAGTTGTGCTTCTTGCGGATGCATAAGTGTCTTTAAAAAAAATGCACATTTGTGTGAAGCATGGATGTACTTCACGCCGAAGCACAATTGTGTTTGTCATAAAGCACAACTAGAAACACAGTTGTGGTTCCCGAAAACCGCTGTTGTGCTTCACCGTGATGTAGAGTCGTGTGTTTTGACACAGCGTGCTTTAGAAGAAACAAAAAATGTGAAATAATATTTCACCAAAACCTAAGGGAAACTATGCAAATTCAAAGACCCAAGAATTAAAAAAACGAAAACGTGTGAAAAAAAATTTGGGTCCCCACGAGTGCACCACATATGGCGGTGGGTGGAGACACCATATGGCGGTGGGTGGAGCATTATTTAGTCGCTACATTCTAGACCACTCGGGCCTTATTTGGTACTAAGGTTTGGGTTTTTGAGGGGATTGGTGGGATAATCCCTACAGGGATTGGATGAAACCCCAACCTTCATCCAATCCCTTCAAATCCTCATTTATCCCCAATccactaggtaggggtagtgtattaGGTATTGAGAAAAAAAAACACTAAAATTTAAGGATTTATGAAGAAATGTGtggatgaaacatgtcaaatacactaaaACCAAATGATGTTATGGGATATGTGATGATTTAGGGGTTTGACCGAAATAATCTCTACTAGTTCtctaaaatacactagtaccaaacaaaggGTCACTGATAGACGTAGCGTAGCGTTGCGTGAGGCACCCCTAAATGGACCAACCCAAGCGCGAGAACAACTTCGGCTTctctaggtcatgttttattattttattacTTTTACTTGTATTTCAAATGAATAATATTTTAAATTAATGCTTGAGAAACTTCCTCGCGCATTTAAAAAATAAGTATGCAGTTTTACAAAAATGTTAATGCAACATATAAGAAATGTAGATACTATTCAAGAACTAATAATTTGTGATACCTACAAAATGTTCACTTGTTTCAAAAAAATTGTTACTGACAATTATAAAAAGAAGTTTTAAAATGTTAGAAAATATCGTGTCATTCACAAAAATGTTATTATCAATACAATAAAAGTATGTAACATTTTAAAAATGTCGaccaatttaaaaaaaatgtttggtGACACTCAACCAAATATTTATACAATTTAACAAAATTGTTGGCATAATTCAAGAAAAAAGTACCTTCAAAAAGTTCATGCATTacaaaaatatgttcatgatatTTGTAAACGCTTATATAACATATAAACATGTTCATGTAGTTTTAGTATTGTTGCTATGTTTTTCAAAAAAGGGTAACGTGTCTTTGAAAAAACTATACAACATAAATTTGTTTCATTCCATTAAAGGAATGGTCACGTGTGTTTGAAAAATTGACAAAACGTGTTCAAACAATATTCAAGAAACATCTATTTTAAAAGAAATTTATACAAAGTGTGTATGAGTTTATAATAAAATTAAGTAATTTGTATTATAAGTAGAAAACAAAAATACATAAAACAATAGGAAGAAAACCAAAAAATAGGAAAGCGATGCTTAATTTTttcgaaaaagaaaataaataaataaacatgaaAGAAACACACACAAAACTGAAAACTACAAGAAGATCGATAAGAAACCAACACAAGAAACACACAAAACTGAAACCACAAGATAAAGCGATAAAAACTCAAAACAATAAAAACACTGAACAAAAGAACGCGAAAAAAAAAATTCTCGGGGTAACTTAGAATGGGCTTGCCCGGTAAGCCTCAGTGCGGAAACGCTTTTTGTTCAGCAGTTCATTTAGTGGTCCGTCCAATGCCCAATTATGTtctgttttctttcttttattactTTTAGTTTTCAGTTTGATTCTTTGGTTTGTTTTACTGCTTTGCTTCGGATTTCCTATTTATCTGCGTTTCTTCATAGGTTTTGTTTAGCTTTTCTGTTTCGAAAAGCATGCCTATTTTTATAACACATATTTTACATTTTTCGTATATTTGTGGAAAAAAATAAAcacatgattattattttattaattATGTGTATCGACTATTTTACGGATAAATGTTAAAAAATCATATAcatgttgaacattttttgaatgatatgatatatttactCGCTTAAATGGGCTGGCCCGACACGAGGACAACGCTGGTCTCTCTACCGATGGTTTTACTTATTTTATTACTTTTACTTACATTTTGCAAATGATTaatattttaaatagttttaagaaACTTTATCACGCTTTCAGAAAATACTTTGTGCAATGCTacaaaaagtttcaacatttttttagaaaatgCTGTTAGTATAAACTTTTTTATGCCTAAAAATTTTTCACGCATTTCACAAAACTGTTCATGACATTTAGGTAGGAAAAGTAGTCAGAACATAAGAATAATTCGTCACTCACAAAATGTCAATTGGAGTAAAATAAAGGTATTTAGCATTTGAAAATTGTTGACACATTTCAAAAAACAATTGATGAAATTATATTATTTATTAATTTTAACTAACTATTTGGGTAAATAAAAAAGTGAAACTAAAAAATTAAACTTCATGCATTACCAAaatatgtcagtgacttattaaaatGTTCATACAAGTATAAGAATGTTATTGTAGTCTAAAGAAAATGTTTCGTTCCACAAAATAAAAGGTCACGTATGTTTGAAAAATGTATAACACTTATATGAAATATATTCAACAAACATGTATTTGAAAACAATGTATGCAATGTATTTGAGAATTGTACAACATGTATGAAAAAGATGTTTATGCGTGTATAATAAGAGCAGAAAATGATGAAAGAAACATAGAAGACTGCAAAAAAAACTAACACAAGAAACTCATAGAAAAACAAAGAGCGCAAGCAGAATCCACAATGTGCTTGCCGTGGTAAGGCTTGCCACGGAATAACTTTGAGACGAGAAGGTTGGTGACGTTGCACTAAGCTTATTAAACCACCAGAGCTATAACTCGCTTACAAAGACCTGAAAGATACTTTCGCCTTAGGGAGTTTCCATAGTGGACCATAGTTTTTGCAGTTTGTTTCTTCGTTTTTTTGTCCTGTTTTCTTAGGTTTTAATTTTTTTAACACTTGCCTCATTTTATAACTCACATTGTACATTTTTCATATAGTTTTGGAACATTTTAAGATACATGATTAAAACTTTCGATATGTGTATCAATCTTTTTTCAGATATATATTAAAAGAATCATGTACATGTTGAACATTATTTTGGATCATATGAAACGTTTACCTAAAAATAGGAAGTATTTAATACATCGTCTAATTATTTTTTAAGAAAATAAGAGAAAGATTTCAAATGTTCATTTAAATTTACACACTGTTTTCAAATTACACAAATATTTTCTGCAACAACGTTCTTTAAAATAATTCATACATTTTTTAAAAAAtgtgtgaacatttttttaactttcaaaaagttttaaaaagtatgCTAAATGTTTTTCTCTACGTTAACATTTTTCATATTCGCGTACATTTTTCCCAAACACGGGATCTTTAAAAATTTGAACTCCCAAATTCGAGATATTTTTTCACAAATTTAATTTCTTTCGTAATTTTTGTGAACTATTACCAAATTCGCGCATGAATGACTTTATTTTTTAAATGTCCTACTTTACTGAATTTATGATTGTTTTTAAAaacattcatgaactttttttgcAAAGATCAACAATGAATTCGAGAATCAACTATCTTGTTTAAAATATACTATTTTTAGATTCATATGTTTTACATAGCCCAAAGTCCAAAATCCGGCCTCCAACAAAACCACGCCGTATACTACAAATTTATCTTCCCCTTTCTCTTAACAAATAGCAAATTAGCAATATGAGATTTGGTTTTTTCATCAAAATTACctttgtaaagaaatataagagcgtttagatcattatatattttttacatAGGTAGTACAAACTAAGTTATCATTCTACCTTCCCATCATGTGCGGGACAATGCGCATGACCTCGCTCGCTGGCACGACCAAAGCAGCCCCATGATGGGGGCCCGGCTGTGCCCACGGTCCACCCTTCCTGATCACTCGAGGTAAGTTGCCCGGGTGCGCACCTTCCGAGTAGATTGGACGACGCAGTGAGCCCTGGAAGGTTCTTGCGGCACGCCACCGAGCAACAAACAACATGGTGGCCCACCTCACCCTCGAAGAGCCCAAGGAGGCGGGTACTCCAACATCCTTTATAAGAGTAAACCCCTCCCCCTCGATTTATTAGGCTCAACTGGAAAATCTTACTCACCAAGGTAGATGGTGAGTGTTGGTTCCCGAGGAGGCGGATACAATGTCATCCTTTATAGGAAGAATGTGTGTTGTGCTTTATGTAAAACGAAGGAAATACCTATTTTGAGGGGTAAAAAACTCACCATCTAGGCATTGCACTCAACAAGTTATGTATGTAGCCATAAGTGACATTACGTGCACTAATATGGAAAACGCAACATGCCAccatagacacacacacacacattagtTATATGTACTGTCATTTTGTATTCCTGAATGTATGTACTCTCATTCTTAATATACTTTATATACACATTAGTTATACCTTTTTATCATTTTTAATATACTTCTTTAAATATTCTAAGATACCTTAATATGAGTTTTGTTGAAAAAATATCAGTTGCGACGTATTTTTTATAATATACCTTTTTTACGTATAAACAAAACAGTATATACGTAAACCTTTAAAAATATGTAAACTCACATGATTTTTTTTATGAAACTCAATTTAAGGTATCTAAAAATATGAATGAagtatattaaaaataataataaggtaTAAAAGGCTCATTTATGTGGTACATGAGGAGCGGGAGTACATACTTGCAagagtacataaccatttttCTGTATATACTTCATTAATAATTACTAGATACCCTAAATTGAGTTTCATAAAAAAATCATgtgcttttatatattttttaaaggtTTAAGTATATACTGCTTAGGAAAAAAATATAGGGATTGACTATTTGTCACCCTGGGTGAAgagtagttattcttcacccgctCTATTTTCAcgtcaatgcaccgtaattttatgttttatttttttatcatttcacacgtgaaaaatattttatgtcacgtaaaattacaaacataaaaacatagtgtagaatatacatgaaatgcgatttttctggtcttatgacctatatttttattttttacatcaaattttacgtaatgaatcaatattaatgtaactattggtatttcaaatgtaatttatttataaaaCGGTCGTAAGATTacctgggtgaagaataactttttTTCCACCCTGGATGACGAATAGACTTCCTAAGAATAACTTTTTTTTCCACCCTGGATGACGAATAGACtttttttatgtatattttacactatctttttatgtttgtaattttatatGACATAAAACATTTTTTTATAGTGACTATTTATTTTCTTACCGTTGTTTTTACGtgtgaaataagaaaaaaaaattaaacataAAATTACAGTGCATTGATGTCAAAATAAAGAGGGGTGAAGAAtacacccagggtgacgaatagtcaatccctatatgtgtgtgtgtgtgtgcccaTGCTTCATATTTTTTGTTAAATGCAATACAACATATTTTCTTTTATACATTTTTTCCACATGATTCATATGTTTATGCTTTATTATCTTTGTTACAATATAAATCGGGAACACTCTTGCATTAGTTTTGTTATTTTTGAGCACTTAATTATACATTTGTGTTTAACTAAAATTTATAGCAGTTTTGTTGAAATATATTGACCATCTTTTTCTATTAATGCAGATTTCTAGCCGAACTGATTGAATCATGAATTCAATATGCAATGCAATATTATATTAATATTTACGGGCTACATCGATGTTATGTGTAAAGCCTAAAAGAGATTAAAGTGTTGAAATATATTATTCGACTCATCAGTTTGGACTTTTCGAGGAACCGGCAGAAACATGAATTCAATAAACATAATAATAAGGTATCGTCTACTAATACCGATTCCATTTCCAGGCTCACTGATTTCATCCTACAGTTTGTGCAGTTTACACAAAAGAATCGAAGAGATCCAACTATTTTACCCTCTTGGGCGTGTAGTTCTTAGCAAGGGCAACAAAAACGGTGAAGTTCAGCAAAGTGATGACGACAAGGAGCAAGAAGTAGTAGTCTAGATGTCCATTATCTAATTCCGGTGGAAACCATCCCGTCCTGCCCCCAGCCGAGGTGACGGACGCCACCAGCGTCACCAGCTGGGAATTGATCAGGTTGCCGAGCGAGATGGATAGGAAGTAGAACGCCGTGGATGCGCCCCTCATCGTCTCCGGCGACTGGTCGTAGAAGAACTGCAGCTGCCCCACGGAGAGCGACGCGTCCGAGACCGCCATCACGACGTACTGCGGCAGCAGCCACGCTATGCCCATTTGAGCCGCCTCCTGGTCCCCGGCCATCCGCAGCCTGCGCGCCTCGGTGCACGCGGCCACGGCCACCGCGACAGCCGCCGTGGCGTGCCCAAGTCCCATGAGCTGCAGTGGTGTGAACGCCACGGATGGCGCGACGGCCCTGTTGTAGAGCGTGACGCAGGCGACGACGAGCACCGTCTCGATGGACGTCAGCGACGCGGCCGGGACGGAGGCGGCGCCGCCCGCGATGTGCGAGTCCGTCTTGGTGCCCTGCTGCACGAACGTGGTCTGCGCCTGCGTGTTGGCAACGAAGTAGACGGCCGAGGTGAGCCATATCGGGATCAGCCGCAGCAGAGTCTTGAGCTCCTCCACCTGGGTCACCGTGCACAGCCTCCATGTCCGGCTCAGGTTGCCGTCTTCCAAGTCCTGGTCCGTGACAACGGCAGCCTTGTCCAAGCACCTGATGCACGGGCGCTCCCAGAGCAGTCAGTCTGAAACTCCGACTAAAATCACTAGTAGAACGCTTCGTGCCTCGTATGGAGTAGATTCTACCTGAACTGGTCGGCGTGGTGCAATCGTTCGTGCAGCGGATGCGGCAACGGGTTCTTGACACCATCCTCCTCCTCGTACAGTTCAGTGGCGTCATCAGGCACCGTCAGGTTTACCTTGCGAAAGAGCGCCACGAGCACTTGGAGCACGCCTTTCAGCGGGCTGCCCGCCGGAGGCACGAGCCGGTAcatgggcgccgtcgcggcgagGCCGACGACGGCGACCGCGACGAACGACGCGCAGATGCCGTAGCCGAGCCCCCAGCTCACCTTGTCCTCGACCCAGACCAGCAGTGTCCCCGCGGTCAGCATGGCCACGTTGGCCACCGCGTAGTACCAGCTGAAGTAGGACGCCTTCGCCTCCCGTCCCGACGCGTTCTtgccgtcgccatcgtcgtcgtcgtccaacTGCTCCGCGGCAAACGAGATGAAGACAGCCTTGGACGCGCCGATCCCGACGCCGCACAGGTATATGCCCGAAAAGAAGACCAGCTCCTGGCTAAACGTCGCCGGTGTGCAGTACGCGCTGGCCACGCACGGCGGCGGCCTCAGAGACGGCAGCGTAGCTGATGTGGTGACCATGGCCATTCCCTGTTAATTTCTAGCTGTTCGTCAGAGAAGCAGAGTGGTGTCCGGTGGTATTGCAGAGGACCGATCACTTACGACGACGGAAACGGAGACGCCGATCAAAACGGTCTTGTATTTTCCCCAGTAGGAGTCGGCGACGGCGGCGCCGAGCAGGGGCATGAGGTAGCTCACCCCA
This window encodes:
- the LOC123427768 gene encoding protein NRT1/ PTR FAMILY 8.5-like, encoding MDAGRRGALRRPILAGDEASGSEARVHEAAGHCSDKALKVILCLQFLEVSAFYGVYLSLIVYLQDVLHGDSASNVAAVSSWAGVSYLMPLLGAAVADSYWGKYKTVLIGVSVSVVGMAMVTTSATLPSLRPPPCVASAYCTPATFSQELVFFSGIYLCGVGIGASKAVFISFAAEQLDDDDDGDGKNASGREAKASYFSWYYAVANVAMLTAGTLLVWVEDKVSWGLGYGICASFVAVAVVGLAATAPMYRLVPPAGSPLKGVLQVLVALFRKVNLTVPDDATELYEEEDGVKNPLPHPLHERLHHADQFRCLDKAAVVTDQDLEDGNLSRTWRLCTVTQVEELKTLLRLIPIWLTSAVYFVANTQAQTTFVQQGTKTDSHIAGGAASVPAASLTSIETVLVVACVTLYNRAVAPSVAFTPLQLMGLGHATAAVAVAVAACTEARRLRMAGDQEAAQMGIAWLLPQYVVMAVSDASLSVGQLQFFYDQSPETMRGASTAFYFLSISLGNLINSQLVTLVASVTSAGGRTGWFPPELDNGHLDYYFLLLVVITLLNFTVFVALAKNYTPKRVK